From one Brachypodium distachyon strain Bd21 chromosome 4, Brachypodium_distachyon_v3.0, whole genome shotgun sequence genomic stretch:
- the LOC104584362 gene encoding vegetative cell wall protein gp1, with amino-acid sequence MAPRFFVPLPLVVVLLLAASTAHSQSPAAAPSTSSPNSGAAISPSPATSAASPPTTSSPTAPSPSSSSSKKNPISTPPAAPPSKPSTKITSPAPAAAPPTPASSPPPALPPPATAPAPALSSPPAPAPVVAAAPTPTLPPAVPAPTPAVSSPPPAALAPAPEVSSPPAPAPVVLAAPVPAPAPTKNPRTKTKKKSLPPAGPPLSSAAGAGSGLAPGPGPSAADMSSGAAPRGYTAARTGGATMLLLLVVAVSLTVGPALA; translated from the exons ATGGCGCCTCGCTTCTTCGTGCCTCTGcccctcgtcgtcgtcctcctgctcgccgcctccaccgcccaCTCCCAATCCCCAGCCGCCGCGCCATCCACCTCCTCCCCCAACTCCGGCGCCGCCATTTCCCCTTCTCcagccacctccgccgcttcccCTCCAACAACCTCTTCCCCAACcgccccttctccttcttcttcctcctccaagaAGAACCCGATCTCCACTCCCCCCGCGGCGCCCCCCTCGAAGCCCAGCACCAAGATCACCTCCCCtgccccggccgccgctccgcctACCCCAGCCAGCTCCCCTCCGCCCGCATTGCCGCCCCCGGCcaccgcgcccgcgcctgcgCTATcgtctcctccggcgccggcgccagtAGTTGCTGCCGCTCCAACGCCCACACTGCCGCCTGCGGTGCCGGCGCCCACGCCGGCAGTGTCGTCTCCGCCCCCGGCGGCGCTCGCCCCCGCGCCGGAAGTGTCGtcccctccggcgccggcgcccgtcGTTCTCGCCGCCCCGGTCCCGGCACCCGCGCCGACGAAGAATCCCCGGACCaagaccaagaagaagagcctcCCTCCCGCCGGGCCTCCGCTCTCctccgctgccggcgccggcagcggcctCGCCCCGGGTCCCGGCCCGTCGGCCGCCGACATGTCG AGCGGCGCGGCCCCAAGAGGCTAcacggcggcgaggaccgGAGGCGCgacgatgctgctgctgctggttgttgcCGTCTCGCTGACGGTGGGACCTGCGCTGGCCTGA
- the LOC100829147 gene encoding probable protein phosphatase 2C 78, with translation MLRWLARPAERCLGRSGCGCGGGGGAGGGGDGLLWNAELKTHASGQYSMAVAQANESLEDQGQVATSPAATFVGVYDGHGGPEASRFLSSHLFPHLHKFASEQGGVSNDAIKKAFHATEEEFLHLVKGSWLKRPKIAAAGSCCLVGAIANNVLYVANLGDSRVVLGHKGPNGRGVVAERLSNDHNVADEEVRKELAEQHPDDSHIVVYTKGVWRIKGIIQVSRSIGDVYLKKPEFARNPKFQHYVCPVPLKRAVITAEPSIKVHHLRQQDLFLIFASDGLWEQLTDKAAVDIVFKNPRAGIAKRLVRAALSEAARKREMKYADIQQIERGIRRHFHDDITVVVVYLDNHKRGAQPKFSNLNSFRFTNAPEDIFSGRSDQRGHQPLSGAVG, from the exons ATGCTGCGGTGGCtggcgcggccggcggagcGGTGCCTGGGGCGCAGCGGCtgcgggtgcggcggcggcggtggcgccggaggaggcggggatgGGTTGCTGTGGAACGCAGAGCTGAAGACGCACGCGTCCGGGCAGTACTCCATGGCCGTGGCGCAGGCCAACGAGAGTCTGGAGGACCAGGGCCAGGTGGcgacctcgccggcggccaccttCGTCGGGGTCTACGACGGCCACGGCGGGCCAGAGGCCTCGCGCTTCCTCTCCTCGCACCTCTTCCCGCACCTCCACA AGTTTGCATCCGAGCAAGGAGGCGTGTCAAATGACGCAATCAAGAAGGCGTTCCATGCTACAGAAGAGGAGTTCTTGCACCTAGTCAAAGGATCATGGCTCAAACGGCCCAAGATTGCCGCAGCCGGCTCCTGCTGCCTCGTCGGAGCAATCGCCAACAATGTTCTGTATGTCGCCAATTTAGGGGACTCAAGAGTGGTCCTTGGCCATAAAGGACCTAATGGCCGGGGAGTAGTGGCCGAGAGGCTGTCCAATGACCATAATGTTGCCGACGAGGAGGTACGAAAGGAGCTTGCTGAGCAGCATCCTGATGATTCGCATATAGTCGTCTACACCAAGGGAGTTTGGCGAATCAAGGGCATCATTCAG GTTTCCAGATCAATTGGGGATGTCTACCTGAAGAAGCCTGAATTTGCCAGAAACCCTAAGTTTCAGCATTATGTCTGTCCTGTTCCGTTGAAGCGGGCCGTCATAACAGCCGAGCCATCAATCAAAGTACACCATCTGCGACAGCAAGACCTCTTCTTAATATTTGCGTCAGATGGTCTGTGGGAGCAGCTAACCGACAAAGCGGCGGTGGATATTGTCTTCAAGAATCCCAGAGCA GGAATAGCCAAGCGATTGGTGCGAGCGGCACTGTCTGAAGCTGCAAGGAAAAGAGAGATGAAATACGCCGACATACAACAGATCGAGAGAGGGATAAGGCGGCACTTCCACGACGATATCACGGTTGTGGTGGTCTACCTCGACAATCACAAACGTGGTGCACAACCGAAATTCAGTAATTTGAACAGTTTCAGGTTCACCAATGCACCGGAGGACATATTCTCCGGCAGGTCCGATCAGCGGGGGCACCAACCCCTCAGTGGTGCTGTGGGCTAG